The Antechinus flavipes isolate AdamAnt ecotype Samford, QLD, Australia chromosome 4, AdamAnt_v2, whole genome shotgun sequence genomic interval TGCTTAGAGACAAAATGGTGAACTGGGAAAAAATACTTTGCATATCTTAAAATAGTCAGCTGAGAACAATTATTGCTAACTTTAAAAATaacctctcttcttcccttggtttatctttaaaaaacccagtcctttaaataaagacaaatagaaaCTTGACCTGTCTAAAGcatttccattttctgttttatagaaTAATTACTCTAAGTTTACAAttgtgtttacatatacatactaaTTTTAAAGATAGATGTTTTGGAAACTTTGGTATTTTGTCAGTGCTGAATTAAAAGGAACAATacaataattcccttgaaacatgaatacaaaaatataaaaccataTAAGGTATTTAAGGTAATCCCAAATttttatgacatttaaaaattttgctcaAAAATAGCTGAATCCTTTACATATCACTGTAGACATATAAGTTCAATATGGTCTGGGAAGAAATgagtgtctttctgtctctggaaTCCAGTTGTCAAAGTAGTATCCATATTCTTCTGCTTTTACTCTCAGCTCTTAGGATGATGTATAGAAATATCTGGGTTTAGCATTGCCGAGGAGATCATCTTCATAGTTGGGGAGGCAGCAAAAGAAGAAGGCGCAGCCTATGAGAATGATGGTAGCTGCCCAGCCAAAGCCATAAGCCCAGTTGTAATAATACCTGGTAATAAGATCACCTTGAAGGAATTGCCGGGTGTACATCACAGGATAAATAACCAGAGAGATGATCTGAAACACAGCTAAAAGGTAGGAGAAAACACAGggggaaaattaataaaaaataaacatacttttttaaaaatctttgatgtTTATTTCTCTGGCACCTGATTGGATATTGTGTTTACTGAGAGTGAAAAGTCAAGGAAGATACCAAGGTTGCAAGCATGGATGACTAAAGCAATTACAGTGCCTTAATTAGAATATAGAAGTCAGGAAAAGAGTAGGCTTTGGGAAGAACCTCTCATTTTCCACGTTAGGGATGATTAGACATTCCCTATATCACTGCGTTATTCAACTCACTTTTGAATAAgctgatatttttattaatgtccACATAGGCCAAtgaggtggtacaatagatagaatgcaggggctggagtcaggaagacttatcttcgtgaattcaaatcttgataTTTCCTAAATGTGCAAACCTGAATGtcacttaatgctatttgcctcagtttactcttctgtaaaatgagctagagaaggaaatggcaaactatccagtatcttttgccaagaacTCTTCCAATTGGAGTTATGAAAagttaagatgaggaaactgagggcctaAGAGGTTTAAAAAATGATGCACAAAATAACACAAGTAGCAATTGGGAGAACAGAGATTCTCTGACTCCACAGCCAgaactctttccattacaccacaGAAGAATGCAATCTCTATCAAGGGACATATGATGTTACTAATATTCATAGATATtgggaagaaaattaattttcaaatatagtcTTACCAGCAAGGGCCAGCAGTCCTCCAATCACTCGcaagaaaacaagcatttgtgGTCCACAaagagcaaaaaaggaaaggacGAAACAGATCACCAAAATGATGCAGCCACACATAAGCATAGCAGCCGCTGCTCTTCCCCAGGCTACACaaaataaaagagggagagaaagagaaaaacaatatttaataacAAATAAGCTTGCAAAAATATCAAGGATAACTTTTTGAAGCTCTGGTAGTAATTTATGttctttcattagattttttgAAGGGCAAAgaagttattttccatttttatttcttcattgtcatTCCCaaacttccccctcccctctttaaGGAGGCTATGATTATCTTCACCCCGGTTAAAAATGTAAACATAACAAAGAAAGGCAGTCTAGGAGAATGTATTTCCTGCATTTCTAATGCCATGTGTTAGACCTGTCTTCTATTGCTGGAGATCATAGCCACTCCCCAGGGGAATCCAGAGCCAAGAAAGAGAATATTGCAACCTTTGTTCCATTGAGCTGGCAGGGCCTAATAAAGCAATCTGTGGCCTCATCTGTGTCTACCTGAATAGGGGAAGGCTCAAAGTTTTCATCAGTGGAAGGGAAGTAGGCTGTTGAAGCTTCCTTATCCCTTTGTCCTTTCATTAACTCAAATCATAATCTGTGTATGACTCAGTAGATATGGACTAGGGAGTTGCCT includes:
- the PERP gene encoding p53 apoptosis effector related to PMP-22 isoform X2, translating into MLRCGLDCERCRWILPMLMVCAITFDILALTGRGWLESENKSQTSSLWWKCPNEVGPSGTGSFEEGCETLMHYAWGRAAAAMLMCGCIILVICFVLSFFALCGPQMLVFLRVIGGLLALAAVFQIISLVIYPVMYTRQFLQGDLITRYYYNWAYGFGWAATIILIGCAFFFCCLPNYEDDLLGNAKPRYFYTSS
- the PERP gene encoding p53 apoptosis effector related to PMP-22 isoform X1, with product MLRCGLACERCRWILPLLLLSAIVFDIIALSGRGWLESDNNSQTSSLWWKCPGDTGSGGTGSYEENCRSLMDFAWGRAAAAMLMCGCIILVICFVLSFFALCGPQMLVFLRVIGGLLALAAVFQIISLVIYPVMYTRQFLQGDLITRYYYNWAYGFGWAATIILIGCAFFFCCLPNYEDDLLGNAKPRYFYTSS